One window of the Colletotrichum destructivum chromosome 4, complete sequence genome contains the following:
- a CDS encoding Putative CTP-dependent diacylglycerol kinase 1, with amino-acid sequence MSGYLLTDRMSPCHSRNRIRPSSPADTHAHAHAHAHARAASASAAVAPHDARLSRRDRHLHSSLWPLRLLFPFQRIFSGVVACPALPPFPYIMSSVRAIPSTPRVISPSPTPSEIDAASQDNYFGPVTRSAAKKRRATPQPLEERAEEDDYEPSTMRRSRTRSRSPIESRRITPMTSVKSQPKRGKSPVIPSEPITNDVTAVNGELNGGIAKAPTANGHLAPPSAAPAGWSWRDFSRSPSPLGLIPIHRKWRTFVHKHEVPRKVLHVSIGFFTLWLYISGIQTSSVAPWLFAALMPITTADYLRHNYASFNRFYVSVLGALMRESEYAGWNGVIFYLLGAWISLRFFPKDVGVMGILLLSWCDTAASTFGRLYGAYTPRIRRGKSLAGSTAAFLVGIISSYFFWGWLAPRTGPFPGDENYPFMFTGALHLPRTIASAVGLSDAQATITGPLALGVMGLWSGFVAAASEVVDIFGWDDNLTIPVLSGAGIWGFLKIFG; translated from the exons ATGTCAGGCTATCTGCTGACCGACCGCATGTCTCCGTg CCATAGCCGGAATCGTATTCGCCCTTCATCTCCCGCCGACACCCACGCTCACGCtcacgcccacgcccacgcccgcgccgcctcagcctccgccgccgtggccccCCACGACGCCCGCCTCTCTAGAAGAGACAGGCATCTCCATTCCTCACTCTGGCCGCTCCGactcctcttccccttccaaCGCATCTTCTCGGGAGTCGTCGCCTGTCCTGCTCTGCCGCCCTTCCCCTACATCATGTCGTCCGTCCGCGCCATCCCCTCGACACCTCGCGTCATCTCCCCCAGCCCGACACCCTCGGAAATCGATGCCGCTTCCCAGGATAACTACTTTGGCCCGGTGACGAGGTCCGCGGCGAAGAAACGCCGTGCCACCCCTCAGCCGTTGGAGGAgcgggcggaggaggacgactatgagccgtcgacgatgcgcaGGTCGCGCACGAGAAGCCGCTCGCCCATCGAGTCCCGCCGAATCACCCCGATGACTTCGGTCAAGTCGCAACCAAAGAGGGGCAAGTCGCCCGTCATCCCGAGCGAGCCGATCACGAACGACGTcaccgccgtcaacggcgaattgaacggcggcatcgccaaAGCCCCAACCGCCAACGGCCACCTGGCCCCTCCGTCAGCCGCCCCGGCCGGCTGGAGCTGGCGAGACTTCAGCCGGAGCCCCAGCCCGCTGGGCCTGATACCCATTCACAGGAAATGGCGGACCTTTGTACACAAGCACGAGGTGCCTAGAAAGGTCCTACACGTCTCCATCGGCTTCTTTACGCTGTGGCTCTACATCTCGGGCATCCAGACAAGCTCCGTGGCCCCGTGGCTCTTCGCCGCGCTGATGCCCATCACGACGGCCGACTACCTGCGACACAACTACGCCTCCTTCAACCGCTTCTACGTCTCGGTCCTCGGCGCGCTGATGCGCGAGAGCGAATACGCTGGATGGAACGGCGTCATCTTCTACCTGCTCGGCGCATGGATCTCGCTCCGTTTCTTCCCCAAGGACGTCGGCGTCATGGGCATCCTCCTGCTCAGCTGGTGCGACACTGCCGCCAGCACCTTTGGACGTCTTTATGGCGCCTACACCCCGCGCATCCGCCGCGGCAAGTCGCTCGCCGgatcgacggcggccttcctcgtcggcatcatctcCTCGTACTTCTTCTGGGGCTGGCTCGCGCCGAGGACTGGGCCTTtccccggcgacgagaacTATCCCTTCATGTTCACCGGAGCGCTGCACCTACCCCGCACTATCGCAAGCGCCGTGGGGCTCTCTGATGCTCaggccaccatcaccggACCGTTAGCGCTCGGGGTCATGGGTCTGTGGTCCGGCTTTGTGGCGGCCGCCAGCGAGGTGGTTGACATTTTCGGCTGGGACGACAACCTGACGATCCCAGTCCTTAGCGGGGCTGGCATTTGGGGGTTCCTCAAAATCTTTGGTTAG